In Methanofollis sp., the DNA window CTGAAAAACTTCGCTCCGCACCGTGCTGATGCACCGTGCTCCGCTCAGGCCGACGTTCCCCCTCAGGGGATGGGCGAGCATCCCCTTCGGGCGAAGTCGGCGACCCCGCCCGCCGCTTGTCAGCGGCTCCTCCCCTCCGGGGCAGTCAAGTACGATAGGGGATAGACGGAGGGTCCCGGCGGTCGGTGCGCCGCGAGCAGGGCGAGCAAGCACGGGCCGCCGGCGGGGGCGGGTCGGCGGGAGAGATCATCCCCGGGCCGGAGCGTGAGCGGAGTGCCCGGTGATGGTGGGCACAGCGCCAGCGTCACAAGAACGCGGGCGGGATCAGATGACGAGCTCGCCCGACTGGATCTTTTCGATGGTGCTCTCCGCCACCTTCCAGGACTTCCCGATCTTGATGGCCGGGAGTTTCCCGTCACTGATATACCGCCGGAGTTCTCGCGGCGTCGTCGCCAGGAACTCGGCCACCTCTTCAAGGGTATACATCTTCTCGGGCATTGCCCTTCTGTTGGTTGCATTGGTATATATTGGTTACATAAACATACCAATACATACCAATGATAACATATTTATACTATTGGCCCCTATACGGGGATAAGGAGCGGGGGACCGCTCCGGGAGGTATAGACAATGGGATTCCAAAAAATCGGCCGTATAGG includes these proteins:
- a CDS encoding helix-turn-helix domain-containing protein, which translates into the protein MPEKMYTLEEVAEFLATTPRELRRYISDGKLPAIKIGKSWKVAESTIEKIQSGELVI